In Cyprinus carpio isolate SPL01 chromosome A1, ASM1834038v1, whole genome shotgun sequence, the following proteins share a genomic window:
- the LOC109063396 gene encoding mast/stem cell growth factor receptor kita-like isoform X2, whose amino-acid sequence MDEKPVKSSQYNLVVRLVPETVPVISLSRIENVILIQGQEFVLNCSTININHDISLSWSIPSEAIAIRSQNSNILPGSREYKLSTGLSIESVKMMDSGVYRCVARNEKGVSRAAVNLEVYEHGFINLTEGEDSVMEVREGESLTLSVEMTSYPRPTKVYWTYNNQQLKNTSEHVITLHNQQYRFISELRLVRVHESEGGIYTFSAYHMYASVNQSFTVHVICKPVIVSQEGPVDGQVRCVASGYPVPKISWYYCEPPHARCSHLLNATQADEEFTLVTVSGGKFGRSEVESRLNVTKGKFHTLECVATTQGEQAYTLFSIRERTVPHKLFTPLLSCVVSTAVLLSFFLVVLLYKYMQKPKYEIHWKVIDSFDGNNYTYIDPTQLPYDPKWEFPRERLRFGKILGSGAFGKVVAATAYGLCSADTVTTVAVKMLKPSAHSTEKEALMSELKVLSFIGNHINIVNLLGACTVGGPTLVITEYCCYGDLLNFLRRKRDAFFSSKTGDGYYKNLLSQIQPSREGTDNGYMPMRSYQKRSNQTEWCDDKDDLSLDTEDLLSFSYQVAKGMDFLTSKNCIHRDLAARNVLLTQGRVAKICDFGLARDITRDSSYVLRGNARLPVKWMSPESLFACVYTFESDVWSYGILLWEIFSLGNTPYPGIPVGSTFYKMIQDGYRMSEPEFAPSEVYEVMRWCWSADPLKRPTFKKLVERTEHLLSEITKRDYLNLSTSGSCEVFVPPDLQRAQRLSSVGSSTASTQPLLQATNDVFLEHQSI is encoded by the exons ATGGatgaaaaacctgtgaaatcaaGCCAGTATAACTTGGTGGTGCGGCtag TTCCAGAGACAGTGCCAGTGATCAGCCTATCCAGAATCGAAAATGTGATTCTGATCCAGGGTCAGGAATTTGTGCTCAATTGTAGCACCATCAACATCAACCATGATATCAGCCTGAGCTGGAGTATCCCGTCTGAAGCG ATAGCAATTCGCAGCCAAAATTCAAACATCCTGCCTGGTTCTCGAGAATATAAGCTCTCAACAGGACTGTCGATtgaatctgtgaagatgatggaCTCAGGAGTCTATCGCTGTGTTGCAAGGAATGAGAAGGGTGTCTCCAGGGCAGCTGTCAATCTGGAGGTTTACG agcACGGTTTCATTAACCTCACGGAGGGAGAGGACAGTGTGATGGAggtgagagagggagaaagtCTGACCCTCAGCGTGGAGATGACGTCATACCCCAGACCCACAAAAGTTTACTGGACCTATAACAaccaacagctcaaaaacacatctgaacaCGTCATTACACTACACAACCAGCAGTACAG GTTCATCAGTGAACTACGGCTGGTTCGAGTTCATGAATCAGAGGGCGGGATCTACACTTTCTCAGCCTATCACATGTATGCATCTGTCAATCAGTCATTCACCGTCCATGTTATAT GTAAACCAGTGATAGTTTCCCAGGAGGGGCCTGTTGATGGACAGGTGCGGTGTGTTGCTTCAGGATATCCTGTCCCAAAAATATCTTGGTATTACTGCGAGCCACCACATGCACG GTGCTCCCACCTGTTAAATGCGACACAGGCAGATGAGGAGTTCACCTTGGTAACTGTGTCAGGGGGAAAATTTGGACGAAGCGAGGTGGAAAGTCGACTTAATGTCACCAAAGGAAaatttcacactcttgagtgtgtgGCAACAACGCAGGGAGAGCAGGCCTACACTCTCTTTTCCATCAGAG AGAGAACAGTGCCCCATAAACTCTTCACACCTCTGTTGTCCTGCGTCGTGTCCACTGCTGTTCTGCTCAGCTTCTTTTTGGTGGTTTTGCTCTACAAATACATGCAG AAACCCAAGTATGAGATCCATTGGAAAGTGATCGACAGTTTTGATGGCAACAATTATACCTACATAGACCCAACGCAGCTGCCTTATGACCCCAAATGGGAGTTTCCACGGGAGAGACTGCGCTTTG GTAAAATCCTCGGCTCTGGAGCATTTGGTAAAGTGGTGGCAGCTACAGCATATGGACTTTGCTCAGCTGACACAGTGACCACTGTTGCTGTAAAAATGCTAAAAC CGAGTGCTCACTCCACTGAGAAAGAGGCTCTAATGTCAGAGTTAAAAGTTCTGAGCTTCATTGGCAACCATATAAACATTGTCAACTTGCTTGGTGCCTGTACAGTAGGAG GCCCCACTCTGGTGATCACAGAATACTGTTGCTATGGCGACCTGTTGAACTTCCTCAGAAGAAAGCGGGATGCATTTTTCAGTTCCAAAACTGGTGATGGATATTACAAAAATctgctcagccaaatacagcCTTCGAG AGAGGGCACTGATAATGGATACATGCCTATGAGGTCGTATCAGAAGAGATCGAATCAGACAG AATGGTGCGATGATAAAGACGATCTCTCTTTGGATACTGAAGATTTACTCAGCTTCTCATATCAAGTGGCTAAAGGCATGGACTTCCTCACATCCAAAAAT TGTATCCACAGAGATCTGGCTGCCAGGAACGTACTACTGACTCAGGGTCGAGTAGCAAAGATATGTGATTTCGGTTTGGCCCGTGACATCACTAGAGATTCCAGCTACGTCCTGAGAGGAAAT GCACGTTTACCCGTGAAATGGATGTCCCCAGAGAGCCTGTTTGCTTGTGTGTACACTTTTGAGAGCGACGTCTGGTCCTACGGCATCTTATTGTGGGAGATCTTCTCTCTCG GTAACACGCCATATCCGGGTATTCCAGTTGGATCCACATTCTATAAGATGATTCAAGATGGATACAGAATGAGTGAGCCAGAGTTTGCCCCAAGTGAAGT tTATGAGGTGATGAGATGGTGTTGGAGTGCTGACCCTCTGAAGAGACCAACCTTCAAGAAACTGGTGGAAAGGACTGAACACCTGCTGTCGGAAATCACCAAACGC GATTACTTGAATCTCAGCACTAGCGGCAGCTGTGAGGTGTTTGTTCCTCCAGACCTGCAGAGGGCACAAAGGCTGAGCTCTGTGGGCAGCTCGACAGCCTCAACTCAACCCCTCCTGCAGGCAACAAATGATGTTTTTCTGGAACATCAGAGCATATAA
- the LOC109063396 gene encoding mast/stem cell growth factor receptor kita-like isoform X1: MGRVWFLRTVLLLFALPGGWFKPVITPNATHLVIPKGGQLELSCHDDAEMSKVRWMREKNRKIDGGLKEDGASVILLSSTQVQHMGRYTCENTQTEEKSSIYIYVKDSENPFVRSMLDGLLVREGENGTLACLVTDPAVTHLSLLPCTGSALPAGLTYIADPQRGITIRNVSKAFEGCYICAGEMDEKPVKSSQYNLVVRLVPETVPVISLSRIENVILIQGQEFVLNCSTININHDISLSWSIPSEAIAIRSQNSNILPGSREYKLSTGLSIESVKMMDSGVYRCVARNEKGVSRAAVNLEVYEHGFINLTEGEDSVMEVREGESLTLSVEMTSYPRPTKVYWTYNNQQLKNTSEHVITLHNQQYRFISELRLVRVHESEGGIYTFSAYHMYASVNQSFTVHVICKPVIVSQEGPVDGQVRCVASGYPVPKISWYYCEPPHARCSHLLNATQADEEFTLVTVSGGKFGRSEVESRLNVTKGKFHTLECVATTQGEQAYTLFSIRERTVPHKLFTPLLSCVVSTAVLLSFFLVVLLYKYMQKPKYEIHWKVIDSFDGNNYTYIDPTQLPYDPKWEFPRERLRFGKILGSGAFGKVVAATAYGLCSADTVTTVAVKMLKPSAHSTEKEALMSELKVLSFIGNHINIVNLLGACTVGGPTLVITEYCCYGDLLNFLRRKRDAFFSSKTGDGYYKNLLSQIQPSREGTDNGYMPMRSYQKRSNQTEWCDDKDDLSLDTEDLLSFSYQVAKGMDFLTSKNCIHRDLAARNVLLTQGRVAKICDFGLARDITRDSSYVLRGNARLPVKWMSPESLFACVYTFESDVWSYGILLWEIFSLGNTPYPGIPVGSTFYKMIQDGYRMSEPEFAPSEVYEVMRWCWSADPLKRPTFKKLVERTEHLLSEITKRDYLNLSTSGSCEVFVPPDLQRAQRLSSVGSSTASTQPLLQATNDVFLEHQSI, encoded by the exons ATGGGTCGCGTTTGGTTTCTACGCACAGTTCTACTTTTATTCGCCTTACCTGGAG GATGGTTTAAACCTGTTATCACTCCCAATGCCACCCATCTGGTGATACCTAAAGGTGGACAGCTGGAACTCAGTTGTCATGATGATGCAGAGATGAGCAAGGTGCGATGGATGCGGGAAAAAAATCGGAAAATCGATGGAGGGCTAAAAGAAGATGGAGCTAGTGTCATCCTCCTCTCCTCCACACAGGTCCAGCATATGGGCCGTTACAcctgtgaaaacacacaaacgGAAGAGAAGAGCTCCATCTACATCTATGTGAAAG ATTCGGAGAACCCTTTTGTGCGCTCCATGTTGGATGGCCTTTTGGTGAGGGAAGGAGAGAATGGCACTCTTGCTTGTTTAGTAACAGATCCAGCTGTCACTCACCTGTCCCTTCTGCCCTGTACTGGCTCTGCTCTACCAGCTGGTCTCACCTACATCGCAGACCCTCAGAGAGGGATCACCATCAGAAACGTCTCCAAAGCTTTTGAGGGCTGCTACATTTGTGCAGGAGAGATGGatgaaaaacctgtgaaatcaaGCCAGTATAACTTGGTGGTGCGGCtag TTCCAGAGACAGTGCCAGTGATCAGCCTATCCAGAATCGAAAATGTGATTCTGATCCAGGGTCAGGAATTTGTGCTCAATTGTAGCACCATCAACATCAACCATGATATCAGCCTGAGCTGGAGTATCCCGTCTGAAGCG ATAGCAATTCGCAGCCAAAATTCAAACATCCTGCCTGGTTCTCGAGAATATAAGCTCTCAACAGGACTGTCGATtgaatctgtgaagatgatggaCTCAGGAGTCTATCGCTGTGTTGCAAGGAATGAGAAGGGTGTCTCCAGGGCAGCTGTCAATCTGGAGGTTTACG agcACGGTTTCATTAACCTCACGGAGGGAGAGGACAGTGTGATGGAggtgagagagggagaaagtCTGACCCTCAGCGTGGAGATGACGTCATACCCCAGACCCACAAAAGTTTACTGGACCTATAACAaccaacagctcaaaaacacatctgaacaCGTCATTACACTACACAACCAGCAGTACAG GTTCATCAGTGAACTACGGCTGGTTCGAGTTCATGAATCAGAGGGCGGGATCTACACTTTCTCAGCCTATCACATGTATGCATCTGTCAATCAGTCATTCACCGTCCATGTTATAT GTAAACCAGTGATAGTTTCCCAGGAGGGGCCTGTTGATGGACAGGTGCGGTGTGTTGCTTCAGGATATCCTGTCCCAAAAATATCTTGGTATTACTGCGAGCCACCACATGCACG GTGCTCCCACCTGTTAAATGCGACACAGGCAGATGAGGAGTTCACCTTGGTAACTGTGTCAGGGGGAAAATTTGGACGAAGCGAGGTGGAAAGTCGACTTAATGTCACCAAAGGAAaatttcacactcttgagtgtgtgGCAACAACGCAGGGAGAGCAGGCCTACACTCTCTTTTCCATCAGAG AGAGAACAGTGCCCCATAAACTCTTCACACCTCTGTTGTCCTGCGTCGTGTCCACTGCTGTTCTGCTCAGCTTCTTTTTGGTGGTTTTGCTCTACAAATACATGCAG AAACCCAAGTATGAGATCCATTGGAAAGTGATCGACAGTTTTGATGGCAACAATTATACCTACATAGACCCAACGCAGCTGCCTTATGACCCCAAATGGGAGTTTCCACGGGAGAGACTGCGCTTTG GTAAAATCCTCGGCTCTGGAGCATTTGGTAAAGTGGTGGCAGCTACAGCATATGGACTTTGCTCAGCTGACACAGTGACCACTGTTGCTGTAAAAATGCTAAAAC CGAGTGCTCACTCCACTGAGAAAGAGGCTCTAATGTCAGAGTTAAAAGTTCTGAGCTTCATTGGCAACCATATAAACATTGTCAACTTGCTTGGTGCCTGTACAGTAGGAG GCCCCACTCTGGTGATCACAGAATACTGTTGCTATGGCGACCTGTTGAACTTCCTCAGAAGAAAGCGGGATGCATTTTTCAGTTCCAAAACTGGTGATGGATATTACAAAAATctgctcagccaaatacagcCTTCGAG AGAGGGCACTGATAATGGATACATGCCTATGAGGTCGTATCAGAAGAGATCGAATCAGACAG AATGGTGCGATGATAAAGACGATCTCTCTTTGGATACTGAAGATTTACTCAGCTTCTCATATCAAGTGGCTAAAGGCATGGACTTCCTCACATCCAAAAAT TGTATCCACAGAGATCTGGCTGCCAGGAACGTACTACTGACTCAGGGTCGAGTAGCAAAGATATGTGATTTCGGTTTGGCCCGTGACATCACTAGAGATTCCAGCTACGTCCTGAGAGGAAAT GCACGTTTACCCGTGAAATGGATGTCCCCAGAGAGCCTGTTTGCTTGTGTGTACACTTTTGAGAGCGACGTCTGGTCCTACGGCATCTTATTGTGGGAGATCTTCTCTCTCG GTAACACGCCATATCCGGGTATTCCAGTTGGATCCACATTCTATAAGATGATTCAAGATGGATACAGAATGAGTGAGCCAGAGTTTGCCCCAAGTGAAGT tTATGAGGTGATGAGATGGTGTTGGAGTGCTGACCCTCTGAAGAGACCAACCTTCAAGAAACTGGTGGAAAGGACTGAACACCTGCTGTCGGAAATCACCAAACGC GATTACTTGAATCTCAGCACTAGCGGCAGCTGTGAGGTGTTTGTTCCTCCAGACCTGCAGAGGGCACAAAGGCTGAGCTCTGTGGGCAGCTCGACAGCCTCAACTCAACCCCTCCTGCAGGCAACAAATGATGTTTTTCTGGAACATCAGAGCATATAA
- the LOC109095003 gene encoding clarin-2-like, whose product MPTLWKQIVFSFASILSIGSVVLLVVALSTERWITGTTLCQTGVDLVNASSPELEQFTGHIYYGLFQGGKTRRCGLGIRRSKIYIFPKLIKKINSGLHMIIIFFLFIAIGFAVVTLAFCIYNARKVPYQSIKGPFGLYIWNFIAALFSAMGFACFLAAIQCHRLTEHVANYSESLFTLMILEENLGYSFWLCVASTVTHGANILVVASSKVHLPKIQTKKPEEPTATGDDFLY is encoded by the exons ATGCCAACTCTCTGGAAACAGATCGTGTTCTCCTTCGCCTCTATACTCAGCATCGGTTCTGTGGTGCTTCTGGTCGTGGCACTGTCCACCGAGCGCTGGATCACCGGAACCACACTGTGTCAGACAGGAGTGGATCTGGTGAACGCGTCTAGTCCAGAGCTCGAGCAGTTCACGGGACACATATACTACGGACTCTTTCAAGGCGGGAAAACACGGAGATGCGGGCTCGGGATCCGCCGCTCCAAAATATACA TTTTCCCAAAGCTcatcaaaaaaatcaacagtggTCTTCACATGATCATTATCTTCTTCCTTTTCATTGCTATTGGCTTTGCAGTTGTCACTTTAGCTTTCTGTATATATAATGCCAGAAAAGTTCCTTACCAGTCTATCAAAGGACCTTTTGGCCTCTACATCTGGAATTTCATTGCAG CTCTGTTCAGTGCAATGGGTTTCGCGTGTTTCCTTGCAGCAATCCAGTGCCATCGGCTCACAGAACATGTGGCTAACTACAGCGAGAGCCTTTTCACCCTCATGATCCTTGAGGAGAATCTTGGTTACTCCTTCTGGTTGTGCGTTGCCAGCACTGTAACACACGGAGCTAACATTCTTGTAGTAGCCTCCAGTAAAGTACATCTGCCTAAAATACAGACTAAGAAACCAGAGGAACCCACAGCCACCGGAGATGATTTTCTCTACTAA
- the LOC109076413 gene encoding exocyst complex component 1-like produces MSSLLREEMDRVLFRPEGQKLEEFIEIEELQQGRHFLCVSISKDKEPQISVVLCRRVKHSRTNKLQKSGLEDSYEKTEIWALEDLLILDGRDPDTDDPCFLMHFDTVRSVRAVSCAAKYTLARCLLSLSRKYHHTALKLKNFDWTYIQPTAMYSDRGDCVVLAQICFYAFNLVCLSLCPVPLA; encoded by the exons ATGTCGTCTCTTCTGAGGGAGGAGATGGACAGAGTATTGTTCAGACCGGAGGGACAGAAGCTGGAGGAGTTTATAGAAATAGAGGAGCTACAGCAGGGACGACATTTTCTCTGCGTTTCTA TATCTAAGGATAAAGAACCTCAAATCTCAGTGGTCCTGTGTCGGAGAGTTAAACATTCACGGACCAATAAGCTGCAGAAATCTGGGCTGGAGGACAGTTATGAAAAAACAGAGATCTGGGCCCTGGAAGATCTGCTGATTCTGGATGGTAGAGATCCAGATACC GATGATCCCTGTTTCTTGATGCATTTCGACACGGTGCGGTCGGTCAGAGCAGTGAGCTGTGCTGCAAAATACACGCTGGCCCGCTGTCTGCTGTCCCTGAGCAGGAAGTATCACCACACGGCACTAAAACTAAAGAACTTTGACTGGACATACATTCAGCCCACTGCAATGTATTCAGATCGTGGTGACTGTGTTGTCCTCGCGCAGATCTGTTTCTATGCCTTTAATCTGGTGTGTCTTTCCTTGTGTCCTGTGCCTCTGGCATAG